The following are encoded together in the Variovorax sp. PBS-H4 genome:
- the earP gene encoding elongation factor P maturation arginine rhamnosyltransferase EarP, with protein sequence MRWDIFCKVIDNHGDAGVCWRLACALADTGDAVRLWIDDRSALAWMAPIGHEGVRVVTWTEAGAAREAGAAPPPDVLIEAFGCDPAPELVARFAEPVPQGAPRRVWLNLEYLSAEPYVERLHGLPSPVFKGPGAGLTKHFFYPGFTRATGGLLRERDLPARRARFDRAAWLSGQNIEWNGERLVCVFCYEPPALGPLLAHLEQASEPTRLLVTAGRASKALPPGPAVRGALTIHWLPYLSQADFDRLLWACDLNFVRGEDSLVRALWAGAPFVWQIYVQDDDAHHTKLHAFLDWLGAPPELRRLHHLWNGMAEGELPDLGPAALAPWQAATAAARDRLLEQDDLLTRLRQFVAQKS encoded by the coding sequence ATGCGTTGGGACATTTTCTGCAAGGTCATCGACAACCACGGCGACGCCGGCGTGTGCTGGCGGCTCGCGTGTGCGCTTGCGGACACAGGGGACGCGGTCCGGCTATGGATCGACGACCGCTCGGCGCTGGCATGGATGGCGCCGATCGGCCACGAGGGGGTCCGTGTGGTCACCTGGACCGAGGCCGGGGCGGCGCGCGAAGCAGGCGCCGCGCCGCCGCCGGATGTGCTGATCGAAGCCTTCGGCTGCGACCCCGCGCCGGAGCTGGTCGCGCGCTTTGCGGAACCGGTCCCCCAGGGAGCGCCGCGTCGCGTCTGGCTCAATCTCGAATACCTCTCCGCCGAACCCTACGTCGAGCGCCTGCACGGACTGCCTTCGCCCGTGTTCAAGGGTCCCGGCGCGGGGCTGACGAAGCACTTCTTTTATCCTGGCTTCACCCGCGCGACCGGCGGCCTTCTGCGCGAGCGGGACCTGCCCGCGCGCCGCGCGCGTTTTGATCGCGCCGCCTGGCTCTCCGGGCAGAACATCGAATGGAATGGCGAGCGCCTGGTCTGCGTCTTCTGCTACGAACCGCCCGCGCTCGGGCCCCTGCTGGCGCACCTCGAACAGGCAAGCGAACCCACTCGCCTGCTGGTGACCGCAGGCCGCGCATCCAAAGCCTTGCCCCCGGGACCGGCCGTGCGCGGCGCGCTGACGATCCACTGGCTGCCCTACCTGTCCCAGGCGGATTTCGACCGCCTGCTGTGGGCCTGCGACCTGAACTTCGTGCGGGGCGAGGACTCGCTGGTGCGCGCTCTATGGGCCGGCGCGCCCTTCGTCTGGCAGATCTACGTTCAGGACGACGATGCGCACCACACCAAGCTGCACGCCTTCCTCGACTGGCTGGGCGCGCCACCGGAGCTCCGCCGGTTGCACCATCTCTGGAACGGCATGGCCGAGGGCGAGCTGCCGGACCTTGGCCCGGCGGCGCTGGCACCATGGCAGGCAGCCACGGCCGCCGCACGCGATCGGTTGCTCGAACAGGACGACCTTCTGACTCGTTTACGGCAGTTCGTCGCCCAAAAAAGTTAG
- the efp gene encoding elongation factor P, whose product MKIAQEIRAGNVIMHGKDPMVVLKTEYSRGGRNSATVRMKLKSLIANFNTEVVFKADDKMEQIVLDKKECTYSYFADPMYVCMDSEFNQYEVEAENMGDALNYLEDGMPVEVVFYDGKAISVELPTSVEREITWTEPAVKGDTSGKVLKPAKIATGFEVPVPLFVSQGDRIEIDTRTGEYRKRV is encoded by the coding sequence ATGAAAATCGCTCAAGAAATCCGCGCCGGCAACGTGATCATGCATGGCAAGGACCCGATGGTCGTGCTCAAGACCGAGTACAGCCGCGGCGGCCGCAACTCCGCCACCGTTCGCATGAAGCTCAAGAGCCTGATCGCCAACTTCAACACCGAAGTCGTGTTCAAGGCCGACGACAAGATGGAACAGATCGTGCTCGACAAGAAGGAGTGCACCTACTCCTACTTCGCCGACCCCATGTACGTCTGCATGGACAGCGAGTTCAACCAGTACGAGGTCGAGGCCGAGAACATGGGCGACGCACTCAACTACCTCGAGGACGGGATGCCGGTCGAAGTGGTGTTCTACGACGGCAAGGCCATCTCGGTCGAACTGCCCACCAGCGTCGAACGCGAGATCACCTGGACCGAACCGGCCGTCAAGGGTGACACCTCGGGCAAGGTGCTGAAGCCCGCCAAGATCGCCACGGGCTTCGAGGTCCCCGTGCCGCTGTTCGTCTCCCAGGGCGACCGCATCGAAATCGACACCCGCACGGGCGAATACCGCAAGCGCGTCTGA
- a CDS encoding TIGR00730 family Rossman fold protein has product MPNNAHDIHNKRLADAWATLQAHADKGLPLNADPSRLAFADPEFLLRRETRGLRMQLELMKPDLEMRAHGIENTVVVFGSARFRSEEESGALIAQADAAGDAVAAARWRRLARSSHYYEKARAFGRLVAEYSDDKDPEDKLFVCTGGGPGIMQAANRGAYEGGGLSVGLAIALPMEEEANPYVTPALSFKFHYFAIRKMHFMMRAKALVAFPGGFGTLDELFEVITLVQTRKARPVPIVLFGAGYWKQLINFDFLAEEGVISPDDVKLIEYVDSAQDAWDAIKRFYKL; this is encoded by the coding sequence ATGCCCAACAACGCACACGACATCCACAACAAGCGCCTCGCCGACGCCTGGGCGACGCTCCAGGCCCATGCCGACAAAGGCCTTCCGCTCAACGCCGATCCCTCGCGACTCGCCTTCGCCGACCCCGAGTTCCTGTTGCGGCGCGAAACGCGCGGCCTGCGCATGCAGCTCGAGCTGATGAAACCAGACCTCGAAATGCGTGCCCACGGCATCGAGAACACGGTGGTGGTGTTCGGCAGCGCACGCTTTCGCAGCGAGGAGGAATCCGGTGCCCTGATCGCCCAGGCCGACGCCGCCGGCGATGCCGTGGCCGCCGCGCGCTGGCGCAGGCTGGCGCGCAGCTCGCACTACTACGAGAAGGCGCGCGCCTTCGGCAGGCTGGTCGCCGAGTACAGCGACGACAAGGACCCGGAAGACAAGCTCTTCGTCTGCACCGGCGGAGGCCCCGGCATCATGCAGGCCGCCAACCGAGGCGCCTACGAAGGCGGCGGACTGTCGGTCGGCCTGGCCATCGCCCTGCCGATGGAGGAGGAAGCGAACCCGTACGTCACGCCGGCGCTGAGCTTCAAATTCCACTACTTCGCAATCCGCAAGATGCACTTCATGATGCGAGCGAAGGCGTTGGTGGCGTTTCCGGGCGGCTTTGGCACTCTCGATGAGCTGTTCGAGGTGATCACGCTGGTGCAGACCCGCAAGGCCCGGCCAGTTCCGATCGTGCTCTTCGGCGCGGGTTACTGGAAGCAGCTGATCAACTTCGACTTCCTGGCCGAAGAAGGCGTGATCTCGCCCGACGACGTGAAGCTGATCGAGTACGTGGACTCGGCGCAGGACGCGTGGGACGCGATCAAGCGCTTTTACAAGCTTTGA
- a CDS encoding MFS transporter, translating to MSGELLRLITAQVLLHAAMTGMRLGAPLLALQQGYSAAAVGLLIALFALTQVFLALPAGRFADRRGLKRPLMLSVIAASSGAALAAILPSFPVLCLAALLTGGATGAAVIALQRHVGRAAANPTQLKQVFSWLAIAPAVANFVGPFCAGLLIDHAGRSPADLPGFRIAFAVLALLPLAGWFFARGTHELPSIVRAEGESKPRAWDLLRQAMFRRLLFVNWLQSSSWDVHAFLLPILGHERGLGASVIGSILGAFAIAAALIRIVLPLVAARASERSVIATSSVITALMFSVYPLLSSALAMGICSVVLGFALGAVQPMVMSMLHQITPHERHGEALGLRLMAINASSVAMPMLFGSIGALIGIGGVFWLASGVVALGTRAVWGLKA from the coding sequence GTGAGCGGTGAACTGCTGCGCCTGATCACGGCGCAGGTCCTGCTGCACGCGGCCATGACCGGCATGCGCCTGGGCGCACCGCTGCTCGCGCTGCAACAGGGATACAGCGCGGCGGCCGTGGGTCTGCTGATCGCGCTGTTCGCGCTCACCCAGGTGTTCCTGGCGCTGCCGGCCGGACGCTTTGCCGACCGGCGCGGGCTCAAGCGTCCGCTGATGCTGTCGGTGATCGCGGCCTCGTCGGGTGCCGCACTGGCGGCCATCCTGCCTTCGTTCCCGGTGCTGTGCCTGGCGGCCCTGCTGACAGGCGGCGCGACCGGCGCGGCCGTCATCGCGCTGCAGCGCCATGTCGGGCGCGCCGCGGCCAATCCGACGCAGCTCAAACAGGTATTCAGCTGGCTGGCGATTGCCCCCGCGGTGGCGAACTTCGTCGGCCCCTTCTGCGCCGGCCTGCTGATCGACCATGCGGGCCGCAGTCCAGCGGACCTGCCGGGTTTTCGGATCGCGTTTGCCGTGCTGGCACTGCTGCCGCTCGCGGGCTGGTTCTTCGCGCGCGGCACGCATGAACTGCCGTCCATCGTGCGAGCGGAAGGCGAGTCCAAACCGCGCGCCTGGGATCTGTTGCGCCAAGCCATGTTCCGGCGCCTGCTGTTCGTGAACTGGCTGCAATCTTCGAGTTGGGACGTGCATGCCTTCCTGCTGCCCATCTTGGGCCACGAACGCGGACTGGGTGCCTCGGTCATCGGGTCCATCCTGGGCGCCTTTGCCATCGCCGCCGCGCTGATCCGGATCGTGCTGCCGCTGGTCGCGGCCCGTGCATCGGAGCGTAGCGTGATCGCGACGTCGTCGGTGATCACGGCGCTGATGTTCTCGGTCTATCCGCTGCTGTCCTCGGCGCTGGCGATGGGCATTTGCTCGGTGGTGCTGGGCTTTGCGCTCGGCGCCGTGCAGCCGATGGTCATGAGCATGCTGCACCAGATCACGCCACACGAGCGGCACGGCGAAGCGCTCGGGCTGCGGCTGATGGCCATCAACGCTTCCAGCGTCGCCATGCCGATGCTTTTCGGATCGATTGGCGCGCTGATCGGCATTGGAGGCGTGTTCTGGCTGGCCAGCGGCGTGGTGGCTCTGGGGACCCGGGCGGTCTGGGGCCTGAAGGCTTGA
- a CDS encoding DNA recombination protein RmuC: MPESWILIGLAALNIVLLVWLLLRKPPAPDHGTLIATLGAANERIERELRHEIGESSRGARQETSQAFATFQRALVQQGAEATRTQNAQIDAFAQQLAMLQKTLADTLNTQLQGLSESNARRLAEVRATMETQLGQLQQSNTAKLDEMRKTVDEKLQSTLEARLGESFKQVADRLEQVHKGLGEMQTLAVGVGSLQRVLTNVKTRGVFGEVQLEALLEQVLTPEQYARQVETKPRSGQRVDFAIRFPGRGTDGAPVWLPIDAKFPRDDYERLLDAHERIDAGAAELAARALEARIRTEARSIAENYLAAPHTTDFAILFLPVESLYAEVLRRPGLMDAIQRQHRVTLAGPTTLLAMLNSLHMGFRTLALEQQASEVWKVLGAVKTEFERYGEWVARIKEQVAKASDTLDKADTRAKQMRLALRKVEALPEAQSQALLPAADDGELAT, translated from the coding sequence TTGCCGGAATCCTGGATCCTCATTGGCCTCGCCGCGCTCAACATCGTCCTCCTGGTCTGGCTGCTGCTGCGCAAGCCGCCAGCGCCCGACCACGGCACGCTGATCGCGACGCTGGGCGCCGCGAACGAGCGAATCGAGCGAGAGCTGCGGCACGAGATCGGCGAGTCCTCGCGCGGCGCACGGCAGGAGACCAGCCAGGCGTTCGCCACCTTCCAGCGCGCGCTGGTGCAGCAGGGGGCCGAGGCCACGCGCACGCAGAACGCGCAGATCGACGCCTTCGCGCAGCAACTGGCGATGCTGCAGAAGACGCTGGCCGACACGCTCAACACCCAGCTCCAGGGGCTGTCCGAGTCGAATGCGCGGCGGCTGGCCGAGGTGCGCGCGACCATGGAGACACAGCTCGGGCAGCTCCAGCAGAGCAACACCGCCAAGCTGGACGAGATGCGCAAGACCGTCGACGAGAAACTGCAAAGCACGCTCGAGGCCCGTCTCGGCGAGAGCTTCAAGCAGGTAGCCGACCGGCTGGAGCAGGTGCACAAGGGCCTGGGCGAGATGCAGACGCTGGCGGTCGGTGTCGGCAGCCTTCAACGCGTGCTGACGAATGTGAAGACGCGCGGCGTGTTCGGCGAAGTGCAGCTCGAGGCGCTGCTCGAGCAGGTGCTCACGCCCGAGCAGTACGCCCGGCAGGTCGAGACCAAGCCGCGCAGCGGGCAGCGCGTGGATTTCGCGATCCGGTTTCCGGGCCGCGGCACCGACGGCGCGCCGGTCTGGCTGCCGATCGACGCCAAGTTCCCACGCGACGACTACGAGCGCCTGCTCGATGCCCACGAGCGCATCGACGCCGGCGCGGCCGAACTGGCGGCACGTGCGCTCGAGGCGCGCATCCGCACCGAAGCGCGGTCGATTGCCGAGAACTACCTCGCGGCACCGCACACCACCGATTTCGCTATCTTGTTCCTGCCGGTCGAGAGCCTGTATGCCGAGGTGCTGCGCCGTCCCGGGTTGATGGACGCGATCCAGCGCCAGCACCGCGTGACGCTCGCGGGACCGACCACGCTGCTGGCGATGCTCAACAGCCTGCATATGGGCTTCCGCACGCTGGCCTTGGAGCAGCAGGCCTCCGAGGTGTGGAAGGTGCTCGGCGCCGTCAAGACCGAGTTCGAACGCTACGGCGAATGGGTGGCGCGCATCAAGGAGCAGGTCGCCAAGGCTTCCGACACGCTCGACAAGGCCGATACCCGCGCCAAGCAGATGCGCCTGGCCCTGCGCAAGGTGGAAGCGCTGCCGGAGGCACAGTCGCAGGCCCTGCTGCCGGCTGCCGACGACGGCGAGCTGGCCACGTGA
- a CDS encoding 2-hydroxyacid dehydrogenase: MSKPKILVARSIFPETIDRLQVHFEVESNQDDQSWSKAQLIQKLQGKRGAFTTGSERIDAEVLAACPELKICANMAVGYNNFDVDAMTARGVLATNAPDVLTETTADFGFALLMATARRITESEHFLRAGKWEKWSYDMFAGSDIHGATLGIIGMGRIGQGIARRGAHGFGMKVIYHNRSRLDAQLEAECKASYVSKEELLKTADHVVLVVPYSAASHHTIGAAELALMKPTATLVNIARGGIVDDAALAQALRDRRIAAAGLDVFEGEPKVHPALLEVPNVVLTPHIASATIPTRRAMAELAADNLVGFLVHGKPVTPLNPSILGGK; encoded by the coding sequence ATGAGCAAACCCAAGATCCTCGTCGCCCGTTCGATCTTTCCCGAAACCATCGACCGGCTGCAAGTGCATTTCGAGGTCGAGTCCAACCAGGACGACCAGAGCTGGAGCAAGGCTCAGCTGATCCAGAAGCTGCAAGGCAAGCGGGGCGCATTCACCACCGGCAGCGAGCGCATCGATGCCGAAGTGCTGGCCGCCTGTCCCGAGTTGAAGATCTGCGCCAACATGGCGGTCGGCTACAACAACTTCGATGTCGACGCGATGACCGCTCGCGGCGTGCTCGCCACCAACGCGCCCGATGTGCTGACCGAGACCACGGCCGACTTCGGTTTTGCGCTCCTGATGGCCACGGCGCGCCGCATCACGGAGAGCGAGCATTTCCTGCGCGCCGGCAAGTGGGAGAAGTGGAGCTACGACATGTTTGCCGGCTCCGACATCCACGGCGCCACCCTGGGCATCATCGGCATGGGGCGCATCGGCCAGGGCATCGCCAGGCGCGGCGCGCACGGTTTCGGCATGAAGGTGATCTACCACAACCGTTCGCGGCTCGATGCGCAGCTCGAGGCCGAATGCAAGGCCAGCTACGTGAGCAAGGAGGAACTGCTGAAGACCGCGGACCACGTGGTGCTCGTGGTGCCTTACTCGGCAGCCTCGCATCACACCATCGGCGCCGCCGAGCTGGCCCTGATGAAGCCGACGGCCACCCTGGTCAACATCGCCCGCGGCGGCATCGTCGACGATGCCGCACTGGCGCAGGCGCTGCGCGACAGGCGCATCGCCGCAGCCGGTCTGGACGTGTTCGAGGGCGAGCCCAAGGTTCATCCGGCATTGCTCGAGGTCCCGAACGTCGTGCTCACGCCGCACATCGCGAGCGCGACCATCCCGACGCGGCGCGCGATGGCCGAGCTGGCGGCCGACAACCTGGTCGGATTCCTGGTGCACGGCAAACCGGTCACGCCCCTGAACCCCTCGATCCTCGGAGGCAAGTAG
- a CDS encoding sodium:proton antiporter: MKASRAPTRFVRLLVIAVLPALLPATAIAADLDGGGLPAWWGLPFAGILLSIALMPLLAPLFWHHHYGKVAAGWALAFLLPFAAIHGLSLAAAQLLHALLAEYIPFIILLTALFVVAGGIHIRGNLHGTPRLNTGILAIGAVLASLMGTTGASMLLIRPLIRANDNRRHRVHVIVFFIFIVSNVGGSLTPLGDPPLFLGFLKGVEFFWTVRNILPETLFIVGILLALFHVLDRWYYRKEGVLPFDPTPDTRRVGFDGAANFWLLGGIVCLVLLSGVWQSAIAFEVHGTVLGLPGVVRDVGLVAVTLVSLRITKPQVHADNQFAWAPMLEVAKLFAGIFLTIIPVIAMLKAGVHGPFGAVVAAVTRPDGQPDPAMYFWATGALSSFLDNAPTYLVFFNTAGGDPQALMTTYASTLAAISAGAVFMGANTYIGNAPNLMVRAIAESRGVRMPSFFGYMMWSGAILVPLFILSTFIFFR; the protein is encoded by the coding sequence ATGAAGGCTTCCCGCGCCCCCACCCGATTCGTCCGCCTGCTGGTCATTGCCGTACTGCCGGCCCTGCTGCCCGCCACCGCCATTGCCGCCGATCTCGACGGTGGCGGCTTGCCCGCGTGGTGGGGCTTGCCCTTCGCCGGGATCCTGCTGTCGATCGCATTGATGCCCCTCCTGGCGCCCTTGTTCTGGCACCACCACTACGGCAAGGTGGCCGCGGGCTGGGCCCTCGCCTTTCTGCTGCCTTTTGCGGCAATCCACGGTCTGAGCCTGGCTGCGGCGCAACTCCTGCATGCGCTGCTGGCCGAGTACATCCCCTTCATCATTCTGCTGACGGCGCTCTTCGTCGTGGCGGGCGGTATTCACATCCGCGGCAACCTGCACGGCACACCCCGACTCAATACCGGAATCTTGGCCATCGGCGCGGTGCTCGCAAGCCTGATGGGCACGACCGGAGCCTCCATGCTGCTGATCCGTCCCCTGATCCGCGCCAATGACAACCGGCGGCACCGGGTGCACGTCATCGTGTTCTTCATCTTCATCGTTTCCAACGTCGGTGGTTCGCTGACGCCGCTGGGCGATCCGCCGCTGTTCCTGGGCTTCCTGAAGGGCGTGGAGTTTTTCTGGACGGTGCGCAACATCCTGCCCGAGACCCTCTTCATCGTCGGCATCCTGCTCGCGCTGTTTCATGTGCTCGACCGCTGGTACTACCGCAAGGAGGGCGTGCTGCCCTTCGACCCGACCCCGGACACGCGGCGGGTCGGGTTCGATGGGGCGGCCAATTTCTGGTTGTTGGGCGGCATCGTCTGCCTCGTGCTGCTCAGCGGCGTCTGGCAGTCCGCGATCGCTTTCGAAGTCCATGGCACCGTGCTCGGCCTGCCTGGGGTGGTGCGCGATGTCGGGCTGGTCGCAGTCACGTTGGTCTCGCTGCGGATTACCAAGCCCCAGGTGCATGCCGACAACCAGTTCGCCTGGGCGCCGATGCTCGAGGTCGCCAAGCTCTTTGCCGGCATCTTCCTCACCATCATCCCGGTGATTGCAATGCTCAAGGCCGGCGTCCATGGCCCCTTTGGCGCGGTCGTCGCCGCCGTGACGCGACCGGACGGGCAGCCCGATCCGGCAATGTACTTCTGGGCCACCGGCGCGCTGAGTTCCTTCCTGGACAATGCACCCACCTATCTCGTCTTTTTCAACACCGCGGGTGGCGATCCTCAGGCACTCATGACCACGTATGCGTCGACCCTTGCCGCGATTTCGGCCGGCGCCGTGTTCATGGGCGCGAACACATACATCGGCAATGCGCCCAACCTGATGGTCAGGGCCATCGCGGAAAGCCGCGGCGTGCGCATGCCGAGCTTCTTCGGCTACATGATGTGGTCGGGCGCCATCCTGGTGCCGCTGTTCATCCTCTCCACCTTCATCTTCTTCCGTTGA
- the pncB gene encoding nicotinate phosphoribosyltransferase has protein sequence MIIHSLLDTDLYKFTMMQVVLHHFPGARVEYRFKCRNAGIDLAQFASQIREEVRHLCSLQFRDAELNYLRSMRFIKSDFVDFLGLFRLNEKYIKITPLASGELDIRIEGPWLHTILFEIPVLAIVNEVYFRSTQAHPDTAEGRRRLETKLTQLQGPGLEDLKIADYGTRRRFSKDWHEEVLRTLSARLGPVTSPPQRSLDRSPQFAGTSNVLYAMKLGLIPLGTMAHEYLQACQALGPRLRDSQVFGFESWAREYRGDLGIALSDVYGMSAFLRDFDLYFCKLFDGARHDSGDPFQWGERMLAHYAANRVDPRTKTLIFSDSLTFTRTIELYQQFRGRCQLAFGIGTNLTNDLGYEPLQIVIKMVRCNDQPVAKLSDTPSKNMCDDERYLAYLRQVFEIAQPAA, from the coding sequence ATGATCATCCACAGCCTGCTCGATACCGACCTCTACAAGTTCACGATGATGCAAGTGGTGCTGCATCACTTCCCGGGCGCGCGCGTGGAGTACCGTTTCAAATGCCGCAATGCCGGCATCGACCTGGCTCAGTTTGCCTCCCAGATACGCGAGGAGGTCCGCCACCTGTGCTCGCTGCAGTTCCGGGACGCCGAGCTGAACTATCTGCGATCGATGCGCTTCATCAAGAGCGACTTCGTCGATTTTCTGGGGCTGTTTCGCCTCAACGAGAAGTACATCAAGATCACTCCGCTGGCTTCGGGGGAACTGGACATTCGCATCGAAGGACCGTGGCTGCACACCATCCTGTTCGAGATCCCGGTGCTGGCGATCGTCAACGAGGTCTACTTCCGGAGCACTCAAGCGCACCCGGACACCGCCGAGGGCCGCCGGCGCCTCGAGACCAAGCTGACGCAGCTGCAGGGACCAGGGCTGGAGGACCTGAAGATTGCCGACTATGGAACCCGCCGCCGCTTCTCCAAGGATTGGCATGAGGAGGTACTGCGCACCCTCAGCGCCCGGCTCGGCCCGGTGACATCGCCGCCGCAGCGCAGCCTCGACAGATCGCCGCAGTTCGCCGGGACCAGCAACGTGCTCTATGCCATGAAGCTCGGCCTGATCCCCCTGGGTACCATGGCGCACGAGTACCTTCAGGCTTGCCAGGCGCTGGGTCCTCGCCTGCGCGACAGCCAGGTCTTCGGATTCGAGTCCTGGGCCCGCGAGTACCGTGGCGACCTGGGGATTGCGCTGTCGGACGTCTACGGCATGAGCGCCTTCCTGCGTGACTTCGACCTGTATTTCTGCAAGCTGTTCGACGGCGCCCGGCACGACAGTGGTGATCCCTTCCAGTGGGGCGAACGCATGCTCGCGCACTATGCTGCGAACCGCGTCGACCCGCGCACCAAGACTCTGATCTTCAGCGACAGCCTCACATTCACCCGCACGATCGAGCTCTATCAACAGTTCCGCGGCCGCTGCCAATTGGCCTTCGGAATCGGTACCAACCTCACCAACGACCTTGGGTACGAGCCGCTGCAGATCGTGATCAAGATGGTCCGGTGCAACGACCAACCCGTGGCCAAGCTGTCCGACACGCCTTCCAAGAACATGTGTGACGACGAGCGCTATCTGGCCTACCTGCGCCAGGTCTTCGAGATTGCCCAGCCGGCCGCATGA
- a CDS encoding CsbD family protein, giving the protein MNKDTVEGNWKQLKGKVKEQWGKLTDDDFDVIAGKRDQLLGRIQERHGISRDEAERQVTDWESRDGRTPAALWYEKY; this is encoded by the coding sequence ATGAACAAAGACACCGTCGAAGGCAACTGGAAACAGCTCAAGGGCAAGGTCAAGGAGCAGTGGGGCAAGCTGACCGACGATGACTTCGACGTTATCGCCGGCAAACGCGACCAGCTGCTTGGACGCATCCAGGAACGTCATGGCATCAGCCGGGATGAAGCCGAGAGGCAGGTCACCGACTGGGAAAGCCGAGACGGGCGCACGCCTGCGGCCCTCTGGTACGAGAAGTATTGA